CCCTTGAGCTGCATCAACTCGGTATCGAAGACAGACATCAGCCGAACCTCCCCGTTACGTAATCCTCCGTAAGCTTCTCGGAGGGAGCCGTGAAGATCTTGTCGGTCCTGTCGAACTCGATCAGCTCCCCCAGCATCATGAAGCCCGTCCAGTCCGAAATGCGCGCCGCCTGCTGCATGTTGTGCGTCACTATCAGGATCGTCACCTCTTTCTTCAGATGAACGACCAGCTCCTCTATCTTCGACGTCGCAATCGGATCGAGCGCTGACGTCGGCTCGTCGAAAAGAAGGATCTCGGGGTCGGTGGCGAGCGCCCGGGCTATACAGAGCCGCTGCTGCTGGCCTCCCGAAAAGTCGAAGGCCGATTTATCGAGCCTGTCTTTCACCTCGTCCCAGAGCGCCGCATTCTTCAGGGAGCGTTCCACCTTCTCCTCGAGCACGCTCCTCCTGCTGATCCCCCTCACCCTGAGGCCGTAAGCGACATTCTCGAATATCGACTTGGGAAAGGGATTGGGCTTCTGGAAGACCATGCTGATGCGCATGCGGACCTCGATGGGATCTATCGCTGCGGCGATGATGTTGATGTTCTCAGGGTAGAGCATGATCGCGCCTTCGTAGCGGTTGTGCGGGTAGAGGTCGTGCATGCGGTTGAAGCACCGGAGAAAGGTCGTCTTGCCGCAGCCCGACGGGCCTATGAGCGCGGTGACCTTATGCAGGGAAATAGGCATGTTCACCTTTTTCAGTGCATGCACGTCCCCGTAGTAGAAATTAAGCTCTTTGGATTCCGCCTTCAGCGCATCGGTTACCATTTTATCTTTTTCCTCGATCGATACCTGATATAAATTGCAAGGGCGTTCATGAGCAAGGTCATGAGCAGGAGGACGATCCCCGTGGCTGCGGCATTGATATGGAACGCCTGCTGGGGCCTCGATACCCAGTTGAACAGCTGTATCGGCATCACCGTAAAGGGATCGGAGAGCCATTTAAAAGAGAGGAACGGAAAATCCGGGGTCACCGGGGAGCTGGGGAGAAAAGCGATGAAGGTCAGCGCCCCGACGGTGATGATCGGCGCGGTCTCCCCGATCGCCCGCGAGAGCCCGATGATAATTCCCGTGAGAATGCCGCCCACGGAATACGGAATTATATGCCACTGCACCGTCTGCCACTTCGTCGCGCCGAGCGCGTACGATGCCTCCCGTATCGAGTTGGGGATCGCCCGTATCGCCTCCCTCGTCGCGATGATCACCATGGGGAGTACGAGCAGGGCCAGGGCGAGCCCGCCGGTGAGCACGCTCTCGCCGAATTTAAAGAAATAGACGAACAGTCCCAACGCGAGGAGGCCGTACACTATCGACGGAATGCCGGCGAGATTGGATATGTTAATTTCGATAATATCGGTCAGCCAGTTCTTCCGGGCGTACTCTTCGAGGTAGATGCCGGCGGCGATGCCGACCGGTATAGCCGCAAAGGCGGTGACCAGCATGACGAGAAACGTTCCGACCCACGCGGAGAGTATTCCCGCTTCCTCGGGAAAGCGCGACGGAAAGGACGTGAGAAATTTAAGACTCAGCCGGGGCGCTCCGTCGACAAACAGGTCGATGAAGAGGGTGAACAGGAGGACCAGACCTACGAGGGTCGCCAGGGACCCGACACTAAGGAAGACGCGGTCCCAGAACTTGGTATAGGCAATGCGCTTCTTTATTGTCTCTACGTTTCGCAGCTCCTCGTTCATAACCCTCTCTCTCCCTCTTTATTCTTCATGATTTCCTCTCTGGTGCTATCGGCCATTAATATGCCTCCCTGATTCTCTTCCTCAACCAGAACCCTATGATATTGAGGACGAGGGTCATCAGGAAGAGCACCACGCCGGCTGCAAAGATCGTTTTGTACTCGAGCGTGCCGTGGGGGACATCGCCAAGGCTGACCTGAACAATATAGGCGGTAAGGGTCTCGACAGGCTCAAGAGGATTGGCGGTGAAGTTGGGCATCATCCCCGCGGCAATCGCGACAACCATGGTCTCTCCGATGGCCCGGGATATTCCCATTATGAACGCCGCTGCTATGCCCGAGAAGGCGGCCGGTATAATGACCTTGAAGGCCGTCTGGAACTTGGTCGCGCCCATGGCATACGACCCCTCCCGTATCTGCATCGGCACCGCCTTCATCGCGTCCTCGCTGACCGAGCTGACATACGGGATAATCATGATTCCCATAATGATGCCGGGACTCAGTGCGTTGAATCCCGAAAGCTCGGGGATAAGCACCTGGAGAAGGGGCGTCAGGAAGAGGAGCGCAAAATATCCGTATACCACCGTAGGCACCGCTGCGAGGAGCTCGAGCACGGGCTTGACGGTCTCTCGCAGGCGATGAGGGGCATACTCGCTCAGGTAAATCGCCGCGATCAACCCCAGGGGAAGCGCGACCCCGAGCGCGATGGCGGTCGTCAGGAGCGTGCCGGTCACGAGCGGGAGAATCCCGAACTTCGGCTCGGCAAAGAGCGGTGTCCATTGCGTTCCGGTCAGGAACTCCAGAAGGGGGACCTCTCTGAAGAAACCGAACGATTCGTAGGCGAGGACGATGACAATGCTGAGCGTGATAAAGACAGACGAAAGTGCGCTCAGAAACAGGACCGCCTCGATGGCGCGTTCCTTGAGTTTTTTATGGAGATTACTGCTCATGCGTATTGAATAGTCGCTTTCCCTTGATGCTGCTTCTTCTGCCCCATTCATGATCAGGTTCGCTCGCTATCTCTGTTTTCTTCGTTATGGTCGTCCTGAAGAAAGGGGCGTCAAACCTGACGCCCCCTCGTACGCCGCGGCATGACGAAGATGCCGTTTACTTCTTCCCTTCGCGGGCCATGAGCTCCTCGATCTTCACTCCCACCTCGGCCTCACCGCCGAACATGGTGCCGGTCTTGCCTTGGGCGACCCTCTCCTCTGCCAGTTTGTACGCCTTCGGAGGGAGCGGAATGTACTTGACCTGCTTGACGAGCCTCGAAGCGTTCTTCAGGTAAAAATCGACGAACTCCTTCACCTCTGGTTTGGCCATCGCCTTCTTGCTCACATAGATGAAGATCGGCCTCGAAAGGGGCTGGTAGGTGCCGTCCATGACGGTCTTTTCGGACGGGAGGACCGGCCCCTTGCCGCCGTCGACCGGCACGAGCTTCAGTTTATTCCTGTTCTCCTCATAGTAGGCGAGGCCGAAATAGCCGAGGGCACTCTTGTCTCCCGCAATGCCCTGCACCAGCACATTATCGTCCTCGCTCGCGGTGAAGTCGCCGCGGGAGGCCTTCGATTTTCCATTGATCGCCTCGGTGAAATAGTCGAAGGTGCCGGAATCCACGCCGGGGCCGAAGAGCTTGAGCGGCGCATCGGGCCACTCGGGCCGCACCTGGTTCCACTTCATGACGCTCCCCTGGGCAGCAGGCTCCCACATCTTCTTGAGATCGGCGACCGTGAGCGATTTGACCCAGCTGTTCTTCGGATTCACCATGACCGCAAGGCCGTCATACGCGACAGGGAGCTCGATGTACTCGATCCCCTGCTCTCTGCAGACGTCCATCTCCTTCTTGAGAATGGGCCTCGAAGCGTCGGAGATATCGATCTCACCCCTGCAGAACTTCTTGAAGCCGCCGCCGGTGCCGGATATGCCGACGGTGACCTTGACCGCTCCTCTTTTGGCCTTCTGGAACTCCTCTGCCACCGCCTCCGTTATCGGATAGACGGTACTCGACCCGTCGACCTTGACGAGCCTGTCCTCTGCATTTGCAGCGGC
This window of the Nitrospirota bacterium genome carries:
- the pstB gene encoding phosphate ABC transporter ATP-binding protein PstB, giving the protein MVTDALKAESKELNFYYGDVHALKKVNMPISLHKVTALIGPSGCGKTTFLRCFNRMHDLYPHNRYEGAIMLYPENINIIAAAIDPIEVRMRISMVFQKPNPFPKSIFENVAYGLRVRGISRRSVLEEKVERSLKNAALWDEVKDRLDKSAFDFSGGQQQRLCIARALATDPEILLFDEPTSALDPIATSKIEELVVHLKKEVTILIVTHNMQQAARISDWTGFMMLGELIEFDRTDKIFTAPSEKLTEDYVTGRFG
- the pstA gene encoding phosphate ABC transporter permease PstA, encoding MNEELRNVETIKKRIAYTKFWDRVFLSVGSLATLVGLVLLFTLFIDLFVDGAPRLSLKFLTSFPSRFPEEAGILSAWVGTFLVMLVTAFAAIPVGIAAGIYLEEYARKNWLTDIIEINISNLAGIPSIVYGLLALGLFVYFFKFGESVLTGGLALALLVLPMVIIATREAIRAIPNSIREASYALGATKWQTVQWHIIPYSVGGILTGIIIGLSRAIGETAPIITVGALTFIAFLPSSPVTPDFPFLSFKWLSDPFTVMPIQLFNWVSRPQQAFHINAAATGIVLLLMTLLMNALAIYIRYRSRKKIKW
- the pstC gene encoding phosphate ABC transporter permease subunit PstC: MSSNLHKKLKERAIEAVLFLSALSSVFITLSIVIVLAYESFGFFREVPLLEFLTGTQWTPLFAEPKFGILPLVTGTLLTTAIALGVALPLGLIAAIYLSEYAPHRLRETVKPVLELLAAVPTVVYGYFALLFLTPLLQVLIPELSGFNALSPGIIMGIMIIPYVSSVSEDAMKAVPMQIREGSYAMGATKFQTAFKVIIPAAFSGIAAAFIMGISRAIGETMVVAIAAGMMPNFTANPLEPVETLTAYIVQVSLGDVPHGTLEYKTIFAAGVVLFLMTLVLNIIGFWLRKRIREAY
- a CDS encoding PstS family phosphate ABC transporter substrate-binding protein; translated protein: MKKILSVAVMMAVLVSFAAANAEDRLVKVDGSSTVYPITEAVAEEFQKAKRGAVKVTVGISGTGGGFKKFCRGEIDISDASRPILKKEMDVCREQGIEYIELPVAYDGLAVMVNPKNSWVKSLTVADLKKMWEPAAQGSVMKWNQVRPEWPDAPLKLFGPGVDSGTFDYFTEAINGKSKASRGDFTASEDDNVLVQGIAGDKSALGYFGLAYYEENRNKLKLVPVDGGKGPVLPSEKTVMDGTYQPLSRPIFIYVSKKAMAKPEVKEFVDFYLKNASRLVKQVKYIPLPPKAYKLAEERVAQGKTGTMFGGEAEVGVKIEELMAREGKK